From a single Dysidea avara chromosome 14, odDysAvar1.4, whole genome shotgun sequence genomic region:
- the LOC136244844 gene encoding uncharacterized protein, with protein MSHIWSKLVIAPIQHHAEKISEIKAELQDQISQLASDGEPNSSSSSSTSQNIPPPAKKALDILFGQEERNPAVLNDEVELYFSENSIPRSFNPLQWWKTNSLQYPCLSQLVKPLFAIPATSTPSERLFSVAGLTVTRLRSSLNRENVNAITTTI; from the exons ATGAGCCATATttggtctaaattagttatTGCACCAATCCAG CATCATGCTGAAAAAATATCTGAAATCAAAGCTGAGCTACAAGACCAGATCAGTCAACTTGCATCTGATGGAGAGCCCAACAGCAGTTCCTCATCCTCGACTTCACAAAACATACCACCTCCAGCAAAGAAGGCCCTAGATATCTTGTTTGGTCAAGAAGAGAGAAATCCTGCTGTTTTGAATGATGAAGTGGAGCTGTATTTTTCTGAAAATAGCATACCTAGAAGTTTTAATCCACTTCAATGGTGGAAAacaaactctttacaatacCCATGTCTAAGTCAACTAGTGAAACCACTATTTGCAATCCCTGCAACTTCTACACCAAGTGAAAGGTTGTTTTCAGTGGCTGGTTTAACTGTTACAAGACTCCGCAGCAGCTTGAACAGGGAAAATGTCAATGCTATAACAACTACCATTTGA